The following coding sequences lie in one Alloacidobacterium dinghuense genomic window:
- a CDS encoding GGDEF domain-containing protein: MLSLLELTARQMERGDYLSRLYLTARNQDDLNTVRATGVSLDTDMEQLRNLVRDPGQRSRAQNADSCVQELKKQFFAQLQQSTEADRMSMTRKVLECRDIISQMQLQEAILLKQRISEAQQITYQNLIAGVVFLLVSLTVVLILFGILLRDASKRIEMEKQISDTNDRLKVTVKTLESQATETNLLTSLRGELQLCATPAEGYRTAQRYVAQVLPAAKITLFTVNHSRQLLDLATTSDHQAQLMDGVPLDACCSLRGARARHRKPGNSEVDCAHFLGNPPQDYLCLPMAAHGQALGIFYIECPEKCDSDKLDAHLNILQRLAEMSSMWIAGLNLIERFESESIRDGLTNLFNRRFMEISLDRELRLAARRKGDLSLLMLDIDHFKRFNDTFGHEAGDQILRKVAEILRDAVRTEDIVCRYGGEEFLVILPGMGAEASFWRAEDIRQRVSKLRLDFPGEATKEVTISIGVSTFPQAGQAVEELVHSADRALYNAKESGRNRVQAASSPITV; the protein is encoded by the coding sequence GTGCTGAGTTTACTGGAGTTGACGGCGCGACAGATGGAACGAGGCGACTACCTGAGCCGCCTATATCTGACCGCGAGGAATCAAGACGATCTGAATACAGTTCGGGCAACTGGAGTTTCACTGGACACGGACATGGAGCAGCTCCGGAATCTGGTGAGGGATCCCGGTCAGCGTAGCCGCGCGCAGAATGCCGATAGCTGCGTGCAGGAACTGAAGAAACAATTCTTTGCACAACTTCAACAGAGCACCGAGGCAGACAGAATGAGTATGACTCGAAAGGTACTGGAGTGTCGCGACATCATTAGCCAAATGCAGCTGCAGGAGGCCATTCTGCTGAAGCAGCGTATTTCCGAGGCGCAGCAGATTACCTACCAAAACCTGATCGCAGGGGTTGTCTTTCTGCTGGTGTCGCTCACCGTCGTCCTCATTCTCTTTGGTATTCTCCTGCGGGATGCTAGTAAGCGGATCGAGATGGAAAAGCAAATCTCAGATACCAATGACCGCCTCAAGGTCACGGTGAAAACCCTCGAAAGCCAAGCAACAGAAACTAATTTGCTGACTTCCCTGCGGGGAGAATTACAGCTATGCGCGACTCCGGCTGAAGGATATCGAACTGCCCAGCGTTACGTCGCACAGGTTTTACCCGCTGCGAAAATCACGCTGTTCACGGTCAATCACTCACGACAACTGCTCGATCTTGCCACTACGTCCGACCATCAGGCTCAGCTTATGGACGGGGTCCCGCTTGACGCCTGCTGCTCACTCCGCGGGGCTCGCGCACGTCACCGCAAGCCCGGCAATTCCGAGGTCGACTGCGCGCATTTTCTTGGAAACCCTCCTCAGGACTATCTCTGTCTGCCGATGGCAGCGCACGGACAAGCTTTGGGCATTTTCTATATTGAATGTCCCGAAAAGTGCGATTCGGATAAGCTTGATGCCCATTTGAATATCCTGCAACGGCTGGCGGAAATGAGTTCCATGTGGATTGCCGGTCTCAATCTGATCGAGCGCTTTGAAAGCGAGTCCATTCGTGACGGACTGACGAATCTTTTCAACCGTCGATTCATGGAAATCTCCCTCGACCGCGAACTGCGATTGGCCGCAAGGAGAAAGGGCGACCTTTCGCTGCTGATGCTCGACATCGACCACTTCAAGCGATTCAATGACACGTTTGGCCACGAAGCGGGCGACCAGATCCTGCGAAAAGTGGCTGAAATTCTGCGCGACGCCGTACGCACGGAAGACATTGTCTGCCGCTACGGAGGCGAGGAGTTTCTTGTCATTCTGCCCGGCATGGGAGCCGAGGCTTCATTCTGGCGCGCGGAAGACATTCGCCAGCGCGTGAGCAAGTTGCGCCTCGACTTTCCCGGAGAAGCAACGAAAGAAGTAACCATTTCCATCGGGGTGTCGACATTCCCGCAGGCCGGTCAGGCGGTCGAGGAACTAGTCCACTCGGCCGACCGCGCCCTGTATAACGCGAAGGAAAGCGGACGTAACCGCGTTCAGGCAGCCAGTTCTCCGATCACAGTCTGA
- the cysK gene encoding cysteine synthase A, translated as MTDSTTLQPARSLRVAESIVELMGQTPMLHLCRLTTPQMADVYAKLEFLNPGGSVKDRAALGMILDAEARGILKPGSTIVEATAGNTGVGLALVGVNRGYRVMLFVPEGFAEEKCILMRGFGATVERTPEAEGMRGAIQRALEFAKSGENIFPALQFDNQANPRFHYETTARELWEQMEGRVDAFIAGVGTGGTFTGVARFLKEKDRNILTVAIETEGSVLQGGEPGPHKVEGIGASFIPRTFDSEVADEIVRVTDVDAFTMVNRLALEEGVLAGSSAGAMVHAAIDVAAKLGPGKRVATLIPDSAERYLSKKIFEGGL; from the coding sequence ATGACGGATTCAACTACACTCCAACCTGCCCGTTCTTTGCGTGTTGCCGAGAGCATTGTTGAGCTCATGGGACAGACGCCCATGCTGCACCTGTGTCGTCTCACAACACCCCAGATGGCTGATGTCTACGCCAAGCTTGAGTTCCTCAATCCTGGCGGCAGTGTGAAGGATCGCGCCGCCCTTGGGATGATCCTTGATGCAGAAGCGCGCGGCATTTTGAAGCCGGGTTCGACAATTGTCGAGGCTACGGCGGGAAATACCGGCGTGGGGCTTGCGCTTGTCGGCGTGAATCGGGGATATAGGGTCATGCTCTTTGTTCCCGAAGGCTTTGCCGAGGAAAAATGCATTCTGATGCGTGGTTTTGGCGCGACGGTTGAGCGCACGCCTGAAGCCGAGGGTATGCGCGGAGCGATTCAGCGTGCGCTTGAATTCGCGAAGAGCGGCGAGAATATCTTTCCCGCCCTGCAGTTCGATAATCAGGCGAATCCGCGATTTCATTACGAGACAACCGCGCGGGAGTTGTGGGAACAGATGGAGGGCCGGGTTGATGCCTTTATTGCGGGAGTGGGCACCGGCGGTACCTTTACTGGCGTTGCACGGTTTCTGAAAGAGAAGGATCGCAACATTCTCACTGTTGCGATTGAGACGGAAGGCTCTGTGCTGCAGGGTGGCGAGCCGGGACCGCATAAGGTGGAAGGCATCGGCGCGTCTTTTATTCCCAGAACATTCGATTCTGAAGTTGCGGACGAGATCGTGCGCGTTACGGATGTGGATGCTTTTACGATGGTCAATCGCCTCGCGTTGGAAGAAGGCGTGCTCGCCGGATCGAGCGCGGGCGCGATGGTGCACGCGGCAATCGATGTTGCTGCAAAGCTGGGACCGGGCAAGCGCGTTGCGACACTGATTCCCGATTCGGCGGAACGCTACCTCTCGAAGAAGATTTTTGAAGGTGGGCTGTAG
- a CDS encoding trans-sulfuration enzyme family protein: MTKSNHGFSTRAIHDGQAADPLTGAVNVPIYLSSTYQQEEIGRHKGYEYARVSNPTRDALETNLASLEGGSSAHVFASGMAAIMAMVTMLKSGDHVICGENVYGGTARLFNQIVVNYGIEFTYVDTSDVEAVRRAIKPETKLVHIETPTNPIMTITDIRAVAEICHAHKIELSVDNTFMSPYFQRPIELGADIVMHSTTKFLNGHSDGLGGVLVGTTPKHKEQFAFVQKCTGGILSPFECWLILRGVKTLAVRMEQHDESGRKVAAYLTQHKKVKQVFYPGLPEHPQHALAKKQMTGFGSMISFETGSLEKANTLLKSVHVCTLGESLGGVETLISHPATMTHAAVGEQERARLGITDGLVRLSVGIEDVDDLLADLDQALATL, from the coding sequence ATGACGAAATCGAATCATGGATTCTCGACCCGCGCTATTCACGATGGACAGGCGGCTGATCCGCTGACAGGCGCGGTCAATGTGCCAATCTATCTCTCTTCTACTTATCAACAGGAAGAAATAGGCAGGCACAAAGGATATGAGTATGCGCGAGTCTCGAATCCCACGCGCGATGCGCTGGAGACGAATCTCGCATCGCTCGAAGGCGGCTCAAGCGCGCACGTTTTTGCGAGCGGCATGGCAGCCATCATGGCGATGGTTACGATGCTGAAGTCTGGCGATCATGTCATTTGTGGTGAAAATGTCTACGGCGGGACAGCGCGCCTCTTCAACCAGATCGTTGTGAACTACGGGATCGAGTTTACCTATGTCGATACGTCGGATGTCGAAGCTGTGCGTCGAGCGATCAAGCCAGAGACGAAGCTGGTACATATTGAGACGCCAACGAATCCGATCATGACCATAACGGACATCCGCGCCGTTGCGGAGATCTGCCATGCACACAAGATTGAGTTGAGCGTCGACAACACGTTTATGTCGCCGTACTTCCAGCGGCCCATCGAACTTGGTGCCGACATCGTAATGCATTCGACGACCAAGTTTCTTAATGGCCATAGTGATGGTCTTGGCGGCGTGCTTGTCGGAACGACTCCAAAGCACAAGGAGCAATTTGCCTTTGTGCAGAAATGCACGGGTGGCATTCTCTCGCCATTTGAGTGCTGGCTGATATTGCGTGGTGTTAAGACGCTGGCCGTTCGCATGGAGCAGCACGATGAGAGCGGGCGCAAGGTTGCGGCCTATCTCACGCAGCACAAGAAGGTGAAGCAGGTTTTCTATCCGGGCTTGCCGGAGCATCCGCAGCACGCACTCGCAAAGAAACAGATGACTGGTTTCGGATCGATGATCTCGTTTGAAACCGGATCGCTCGAAAAAGCGAACACGCTGCTCAAGAGCGTTCACGTTTGCACATTAGGCGAATCGCTGGGTGGGGTAGAGACGCTTATCTCGCATCCGGCCACGATGACGCATGCTGCGGTTGGGGAGCAGGAGCGGGCGAGACTCGGCATCACCGATGGTCTGGTGCGCTTGTCTGTTGGTATTGAAGACGTTGACGATCTGCTTGCCGATCTCGATCAGGCACTGGCGACGTTGTGA
- a CDS encoding adenine nucleotide alpha hydrolase, whose translation MRKVLVSWSSGKDSAWALHQLRQAGEYEIAGLLTTVNAAFDRVAMHGTRREILEAQADAVGVALWTVPLPWHCSNAEYEAAMSDACRRAVVEGIEAIAFGDLFLEDVRRYREERLAGTGLAPIFPLWGMNTVALVRTMLHAGVRARIVCVDPKKLPREFAGRDLDESLLEQFSPDIDPCAENGEFHTCAYAGPMFHKPIAIESGDVVERDGFVFADVKLAPEAVGASGASGR comes from the coding sequence GTGAGGAAGGTCCTTGTCTCCTGGAGCAGCGGTAAAGACAGTGCATGGGCGCTCCACCAACTACGGCAGGCAGGCGAATATGAAATTGCCGGGCTGCTGACGACGGTAAACGCTGCCTTCGATCGCGTGGCCATGCACGGGACGCGCCGCGAGATTCTTGAAGCACAGGCCGATGCAGTGGGGGTGGCGCTGTGGACCGTTCCGCTGCCATGGCATTGTTCCAACGCAGAATACGAAGCTGCGATGAGTGATGCTTGCCGGCGCGCGGTCGTTGAAGGAATTGAGGCAATCGCTTTCGGCGATCTGTTTCTTGAGGACGTGCGCCGCTATCGCGAAGAGCGCCTCGCAGGCACTGGGCTCGCGCCGATTTTTCCGTTATGGGGTATGAATACGGTTGCGCTGGTGCGAACTATGCTTCATGCGGGAGTGAGAGCACGCATCGTTTGTGTCGATCCGAAGAAGCTGCCGCGAGAATTCGCGGGGCGCGATCTCGACGAATCTCTGTTGGAACAGTTTTCGCCAGATATCGATCCGTGTGCGGAGAATGGTGAGTTTCATACCTGTGCTTACGCTGGTCCCATGTTCCATAAGCCGATTGCAATTGAGAGTGGGGACGTGGTGGAACGGGATGGATTTGTTTTTGCGGATGTGAAGCTGGCTCCGGAAGCCGTGGGAGCATCCGGAGCCAGCGGTCGTTAG
- a CDS encoding YXWGXW repeat-containing protein, translating into MMKRALYTLALAVGALFTTAAAHAQVGVAVRVGPAAVYAIPCPGPGYIWTPGYYAGAVWVPGRWAYRSYYHPYYGRPYYHAHYYHPYYYGRR; encoded by the coding sequence ATGATGAAACGCGCACTTTACACTCTTGCCCTTGCCGTTGGTGCTTTATTTACCACTGCGGCTGCTCATGCGCAGGTTGGGGTTGCAGTCCGCGTCGGCCCTGCTGCGGTGTATGCAATACCTTGCCCGGGACCAGGTTACATTTGGACCCCTGGCTACTATGCTGGCGCGGTTTGGGTGCCGGGACGCTGGGCGTATCGCAGCTACTATCACCCCTATTACGGGCGGCCTTACTATCATGCGCACTACTATCATCCCTATTACTACGGTCGCCGCTAA
- the murC gene encoding UDP-N-acetylmuramate--L-alanine ligase has product MFAKAQRVHFIGIGGIGMSGIAEILLNLGYAVSGSDLRRSSITDRLASLGAIVFEGHAAANVVGSGVVVTSSAVNEHNPEVIEARSRKIPVIQRAEMLAELMRLKYGIAIAGMHGKTTTTSMIATVLAAGNLDPTVVVGGRVDALGSNARLGKSQYLVAEADESDRSFLKLSPILAVVTNLDREHMDCYRDMADVEDAFVEFMDRVPFYGSCVACIDNEQLAGILPRVRRRVFTYGTTSKADFITRMLPPCDEARARFEVAANGQVFGPFSLHVPGRHNVLNATAAVAIAAQLEIAPEAMARGLDSFRGVDRRFQLKGCERGVAVIDDYGHHPTEIRATLHAARECNYRQVHVIFQPHRYSRTRDLMEEFLSAFEEANTVEMLDIYAASEEPIAGVTSKALVEKMHQDGVEYAANTEEAIQRVVERASKGDVIFTLGAGNVSQLAPQVLERLKSGS; this is encoded by the coding sequence ATGTTTGCAAAAGCACAGAGGGTGCACTTTATCGGGATTGGTGGAATCGGCATGAGCGGGATAGCCGAGATCCTGCTGAATCTCGGCTATGCGGTTTCGGGTTCCGATCTGCGCCGGTCTTCCATCACCGACCGCCTTGCGTCGCTTGGGGCCATCGTCTTTGAAGGTCATGCGGCAGCCAATGTGGTTGGCTCTGGCGTTGTCGTCACCAGCTCTGCCGTAAATGAGCATAACCCGGAAGTCATCGAAGCAAGATCGCGTAAGATTCCCGTGATCCAACGCGCTGAGATGCTCGCAGAGCTGATGCGCTTGAAGTACGGCATCGCCATCGCTGGCATGCATGGCAAGACAACCACAACATCGATGATTGCGACTGTTCTCGCGGCGGGGAATCTTGATCCTACGGTTGTGGTTGGGGGCAGGGTCGATGCTCTCGGTTCCAACGCGCGTCTTGGCAAGTCGCAGTACCTGGTTGCGGAGGCAGACGAGAGCGATCGCTCCTTTCTGAAGCTGTCGCCGATTCTCGCGGTTGTCACCAATCTTGATCGCGAACACATGGACTGCTATCGCGACATGGCGGACGTGGAAGATGCTTTTGTGGAGTTCATGGACCGCGTCCCCTTTTATGGGAGTTGTGTCGCGTGTATCGACAACGAGCAACTAGCTGGAATTCTGCCGCGCGTGCGTCGCCGTGTTTTTACTTATGGGACGACATCCAAGGCAGACTTTATTACGCGCATGCTGCCTCCGTGCGATGAAGCGCGCGCACGATTTGAAGTTGCCGCAAATGGTCAGGTTTTCGGGCCATTTTCGCTGCATGTTCCCGGACGGCACAACGTGCTGAATGCAACGGCTGCAGTCGCTATTGCCGCGCAGTTGGAAATTGCTCCGGAAGCCATGGCACGAGGGTTGGATTCATTTCGAGGCGTGGATCGGCGTTTTCAGCTGAAGGGTTGCGAGCGCGGTGTTGCTGTGATTGATGACTACGGCCATCATCCGACGGAAATTCGGGCCACTCTGCATGCGGCGCGCGAGTGTAATTATCGCCAGGTTCACGTCATCTTCCAGCCGCACCGTTATTCGCGGACGCGCGATCTCATGGAAGAATTTCTAAGCGCTTTTGAAGAGGCCAATACGGTGGAGATGCTCGACATCTATGCCGCGAGCGAAGAGCCGATTGCGGGTGTCACGAGTAAGGCGCTGGTTGAAAAGATGCACCAGGACGGTGTCGAATATGCTGCCAACACGGAAGAGGCAATCCAACGCGTGGTGGAGCGCGCCAGCAAAGGAGATGTGATCTTTACGCTGGGCGCAGGCAATGTCTCCCAACTTGCTCCGCAGGTCCTTGAGAGACTGAAATCAGGCAGTTAG
- a CDS encoding glycosyltransferase, translated as MISARILAVLMGVGILGLVSSTVFQGLVFAGAYRFVMARRRHRMMAQVPYQPFVSLLKPLHGNEPNLDAHITSFFEQHYGNFEILFCARHANDAGLQTARKVAARYPSVPVKFLTTGEPSYINAKVSSLEKMAAAATSDIFIISDSDVRVTPNYIREVVAPFVNAKVGAVTCLYRGVADEGVWSELEAAGMSIEMTSGVLVANMMEGMQFTLGPTMAVRRSCVNEMGGFGYLGPYCADDFILGNQVAAHGHEVVLSDHVIDHIVLNLSFAASVKHQVRWMKSTRFSRPKGHFGTSLTFAVPFGLLAGFAALALHMPRLALAFVVYSVVARVMLAAVVGKTVVEERHLLRTSLLYPLRDLLGFFYWAASYASSHILWRGRVYRLAEGGLMLPSQIEGDEPMKRSADKTVGEEPLRGR; from the coding sequence GTGATTTCTGCACGAATTCTCGCAGTTCTGATGGGTGTTGGCATTCTCGGCCTCGTCAGTTCCACCGTCTTCCAGGGCCTCGTCTTTGCGGGTGCCTACCGTTTTGTGATGGCACGGCGGAGGCATCGCATGATGGCGCAGGTCCCTTATCAGCCGTTTGTGAGCCTGTTGAAGCCGCTGCATGGCAACGAGCCGAATCTTGACGCGCACATCACCAGCTTTTTCGAACAGCACTACGGCAATTTTGAAATCTTGTTCTGTGCACGCCACGCCAACGATGCAGGCCTGCAGACTGCACGCAAGGTCGCTGCTCGTTATCCTTCCGTTCCGGTCAAATTCTTAACGACCGGCGAGCCCTCGTACATCAATGCCAAAGTGTCGTCGCTGGAGAAGATGGCAGCCGCAGCGACGTCAGACATTTTCATCATCAGCGATAGCGATGTGCGAGTGACGCCGAACTATATTCGCGAAGTTGTTGCTCCATTTGTGAATGCGAAAGTTGGAGCGGTCACTTGTCTCTATCGCGGTGTGGCTGACGAAGGCGTCTGGTCGGAGCTCGAAGCTGCGGGTATGTCCATCGAAATGACTTCAGGCGTGCTGGTCGCGAACATGATGGAGGGCATGCAATTCACATTGGGTCCGACGATGGCCGTGCGACGCAGTTGCGTCAATGAGATGGGTGGGTTCGGCTATTTGGGACCGTACTGCGCGGACGATTTTATTCTGGGCAATCAGGTCGCGGCTCATGGACATGAAGTCGTCCTCTCGGATCACGTGATCGACCACATCGTTTTGAATCTGAGCTTTGCTGCATCGGTGAAGCATCAGGTTCGCTGGATGAAGTCGACGCGCTTTTCGCGCCCCAAAGGACACTTTGGAACGTCGCTGACGTTTGCTGTGCCTTTTGGATTGCTCGCCGGTTTCGCGGCGTTGGCCCTGCACATGCCACGTTTGGCATTAGCGTTCGTCGTTTACAGCGTGGTGGCGCGCGTGATGCTGGCGGCAGTCGTGGGCAAGACCGTAGTTGAGGAGCGTCATCTGCTGCGAACAAGTCTGCTCTATCCGCTGCGCGACCTGCTTGGATTCTTCTACTGGGCGGCGAGCTATGCGAGCAGTCACATATTGTGGCGTGGGCGCGTGTATCGCCTGGCTGAGGGCGGCCTGATGCTGCCGAGTCAGATCGAGGGCGACGAGCCAATGAAACGGTCGGCTGATAAAACGGTCGGCGAAGAACCGCTCAGGGGTCGCTGA
- a CDS encoding ArnT family glycosyltransferase, whose translation MIESILPGINPRKPALLSSPVKTWTLLLLVFLAVHFAALFTPSLLDDADATHANAAQHMAVSGDWVTLYVNGIRYLEKPPLPYWMVAIDYHIFGYNVFATHLPMTLGVLACAVLAWFWARRAYSERAGFYAALAILTSFGVFLWTRFYIPESILTFFIGLALYCFLTGLEDRKPSRMYGMYAALAIAVLAKGLIAPVFFLAAVIPYLFITGEWRKWRQLRLLTGLLMFLAIAAPWHILAGMRNPDHGNPVGNVPTPGHVHGFFYFYFINEHVLRFLGRRYPHDYNKQPFWVFWLGQLVWLFPWSLYFPVALRRAWRNRRLAWADVRYNASDTLHFLDARSTAYEAAGMAARVRFRARTGLLLALYAAFILLFFAISTNQEYYTWPAYLPLLILTAGALGAVEDAPEAGRWLNAKSKWLTGAHAAFAIVGIAAAVALGAGLWTSRNLPYESDIGTLLAHRGVGDYSLASSHFFDLTGPSFAALRLPAALAAVTLLVGPLVAWILRRRGHSFESTVSVAFTSAVFLIAAHIAFVRFEPMLSSRAMADTVNHLASPTDQLILYGDQADGSSLVFYTHRQALLVNGKSSSMIWGSYYPDAPHIFLDDNDLTATWGNGPRKFLFVPGDHHDHVETLLAGHLVKLQELSHNTLYTDRPL comes from the coding sequence ATGATTGAATCGATATTGCCTGGTATCAATCCTCGCAAACCTGCACTGCTTTCGTCTCCGGTAAAAACCTGGACGCTTCTCTTACTCGTCTTTCTCGCCGTTCATTTTGCGGCGCTGTTTACGCCTTCTCTTTTAGATGATGCGGATGCAACCCACGCCAACGCCGCCCAGCACATGGCTGTCAGCGGCGACTGGGTGACGCTTTATGTGAACGGCATTCGCTATCTCGAGAAGCCTCCGCTGCCCTATTGGATGGTGGCGATTGATTATCACATCTTCGGTTACAACGTGTTTGCCACGCATCTGCCCATGACGCTCGGCGTGTTGGCTTGTGCTGTGCTCGCATGGTTTTGGGCGCGGCGAGCTTACAGTGAGCGCGCCGGCTTCTACGCAGCACTGGCAATTTTGACAAGCTTCGGTGTTTTTCTCTGGACGCGCTTCTATATTCCGGAATCGATCCTGACGTTCTTCATCGGACTCGCGCTCTACTGTTTTCTCACCGGCCTCGAAGACCGCAAGCCCTCGCGCATGTATGGGATGTACGCTGCCCTGGCAATTGCGGTGCTGGCAAAAGGGCTCATCGCTCCAGTTTTCTTTCTTGCCGCCGTAATCCCGTATCTCTTCATTACCGGTGAATGGCGCAAGTGGCGGCAACTGCGTCTGTTGACCGGCCTGCTCATGTTTCTTGCGATTGCGGCACCGTGGCACATCCTGGCCGGGATGCGAAATCCCGATCATGGCAATCCTGTCGGCAATGTCCCAACGCCCGGACACGTTCACGGCTTCTTCTACTTCTATTTCATCAACGAGCACGTTCTGCGCTTCCTCGGCAGACGCTATCCGCACGACTACAACAAGCAGCCGTTCTGGGTTTTCTGGCTGGGTCAGTTAGTCTGGCTCTTCCCCTGGAGCCTGTACTTCCCGGTTGCCCTGCGCCGCGCATGGCGGAATCGCAGGCTTGCCTGGGCCGACGTGCGCTACAACGCATCCGATACGCTGCACTTTCTCGATGCCCGCAGCACAGCCTATGAAGCAGCCGGAATGGCGGCTCGGGTACGTTTCCGCGCACGCACCGGCCTGCTGCTCGCGCTCTATGCCGCGTTCATTCTGCTCTTCTTTGCCATCTCAACCAATCAGGAGTACTACACCTGGCCAGCCTATCTTCCGCTGCTGATCCTGACCGCAGGCGCATTGGGCGCAGTCGAAGATGCGCCGGAAGCAGGACGCTGGCTTAACGCGAAAAGCAAGTGGCTCACCGGCGCGCACGCTGCATTTGCGATCGTCGGCATCGCTGCCGCCGTCGCGCTTGGAGCCGGGCTGTGGACGTCGCGCAATCTGCCCTATGAGTCGGACATCGGTACGCTGCTCGCGCATCGCGGCGTGGGTGATTATTCCCTGGCCTCGTCCCACTTCTTCGATCTCACCGGCCCTTCGTTCGCAGCACTGCGATTACCTGCTGCACTGGCAGCTGTGACGTTGCTCGTGGGCCCGCTCGTGGCGTGGATTCTGCGCAGGCGTGGCCACTCATTTGAGTCGACAGTATCCGTCGCGTTTACCTCGGCTGTCTTTTTGATCGCTGCACACATAGCCTTCGTTCGCTTCGAGCCGATGCTGTCCTCGCGGGCAATGGCAGACACCGTCAACCACCTGGCATCGCCTACCGATCAATTAATCCTTTATGGCGATCAGGCAGACGGATCATCACTCGTCTTTTACACCCATCGGCAGGCATTGCTCGTAAATGGCAAGTCTTCATCAATGATCTGGGGCTCATACTACCCCGATGCTCCGCACATCTTTCTCGATGACAACGATCTGACTGCGACGTGGGGCAATGGTCCGCGCAAATTTCTCTTTGTGCCCGGCGACCACCACGATCATGTGGAGACACTGCTGGCAGGGCATCTGGTCAAACTGCAGGAGCTCTCGCACAACACGCTATATACAGATCGGCCGCTCTAG
- a CDS encoding CHAD domain-containing protein — MERARSNRTQARPSRAAKPDAREAHLRKITATLRGNLEKCASNPDVDPVHDVRTGTRRLQAMVESILRERDEDHSLQEPTEEWLGALKKMRRAAAPVRDLDVHRKLLQKLVKEISRNEATGATAGGGNAAMSAPPDVAEIPVVAALPANPLIEHAQHLDAWLQHARQHNAEALKKKAAKLLAKFDAEAAAFESAMKLWPRMRRRPQSAAIVALESFARLVHEMEQLDANNLHDFRKGAKKARYIAESAAEDAHAIAVGKVLKRLQDDIGDWHDWLVLAEEARTALGDKGNDIIALLDTERDHHYVLAMKTVNRLRGRLMGEWLATSQPRRRSPSLASKTTRTRTASS, encoded by the coding sequence GTGGAGCGAGCAAGATCAAACCGAACACAGGCTCGCCCGTCCCGAGCGGCCAAGCCCGATGCGCGCGAGGCGCACCTGCGCAAAATCACAGCAACATTGCGCGGAAATCTGGAGAAGTGCGCGAGCAATCCTGACGTCGATCCGGTGCACGACGTGCGCACAGGCACGCGCCGGCTTCAGGCCATGGTTGAGTCGATCCTGCGCGAGCGCGATGAGGATCATTCGCTGCAAGAGCCAACGGAAGAATGGCTTGGCGCTCTAAAGAAGATGCGTCGCGCGGCTGCTCCGGTGCGCGATCTCGACGTTCATCGGAAACTCTTGCAGAAGTTGGTCAAGGAGATAAGCAGGAACGAAGCGACTGGGGCAACCGCTGGAGGCGGAAATGCTGCGATGAGTGCTCCTCCGGATGTTGCTGAGATTCCGGTAGTCGCCGCCCTGCCTGCTAATCCTCTGATAGAACACGCGCAACATTTGGATGCGTGGCTTCAACATGCGCGCCAGCACAATGCCGAAGCTCTCAAGAAGAAGGCCGCAAAGCTTCTCGCAAAATTCGACGCGGAAGCTGCTGCCTTTGAGTCCGCCATGAAGCTTTGGCCGCGTATGCGGCGACGTCCGCAAAGCGCCGCCATTGTTGCGCTCGAATCATTTGCGCGCCTCGTACATGAGATGGAGCAGCTTGATGCCAATAATCTGCACGACTTTCGCAAGGGTGCGAAGAAGGCGCGGTATATTGCGGAATCTGCTGCTGAAGATGCCCATGCCATTGCCGTCGGAAAGGTGCTCAAGAGGCTGCAGGACGACATCGGCGACTGGCATGACTGGCTGGTTCTTGCAGAGGAAGCCCGTACTGCGCTTGGAGACAAAGGCAACGACATCATCGCGTTGCTGGACACTGAACGTGACCATCACTACGTGCTCGCGATGAAAACGGTGAACCGGTTGCGCGGGAGGCTCATGGGCGAATGGCTGGCAACGTCGCAGCCCCGGCGTCGTTCTCCATCCTTAGCTTCAAAGACGACGCGAACGAGAACTGCGTCATCCTGA